A window from Methylocystis sp. MJC1 encodes these proteins:
- a CDS encoding ThiF family adenylyltransferase: protein MSRRPIALSPDLLRLQNEGYDIDIGDGFLLVRDVPFIDSQRAVRRGMLISTLKLSGDIAEKPDTHVCYWTGTHPCHADGSKISSIENSSAPQDLAPGVRADFTFSAKADYRDYYHKMTTYMGRISGEAAKLDPSVTACTFPVIPTGENESVFKYIDTATSRAGIGVINARLDGLRIGIAGLGGTGSYILDFVAKTCVAEIRLFDGDIFSQHNAFRSPGAPSIEELQAKPQKVTRFAAIYSNMRRGITVHDAFLEPDNFALLDGLDFIFVCMDVGSTKRALIEHVVNRGVPFIDVGMGVVVNDGRLSGIVRTTTSTADTRDSAARHISFAEGDVGANEYSSNIQIAELNALNAAMAVIRWKKLFGVYNDTRKEVYAGYSLASGETVVEGLA from the coding sequence ATGTCACGTCGACCAATCGCTCTTAGCCCTGATCTTCTGCGGTTGCAGAACGAAGGTTACGATATCGATATCGGGGATGGCTTCCTGCTCGTCAGGGACGTCCCGTTTATCGACTCACAGCGCGCAGTGCGCCGAGGCATGCTGATCTCGACGCTTAAACTATCCGGCGATATTGCCGAAAAGCCTGATACCCATGTCTGTTATTGGACTGGCACACATCCGTGTCATGCCGACGGCTCAAAAATCTCGTCAATCGAGAATTCCTCCGCACCTCAGGATCTCGCTCCAGGTGTGCGCGCCGATTTCACGTTTTCCGCTAAGGCAGATTATCGCGACTATTACCATAAAATGACGACCTATATGGGCCGCATTTCAGGAGAAGCCGCCAAGCTCGACCCAAGCGTAACAGCCTGCACCTTCCCGGTGATCCCCACGGGCGAGAACGAAAGCGTTTTCAAATACATCGATACGGCAACTAGTCGCGCAGGGATTGGCGTGATCAACGCTAGGCTGGATGGGTTGCGGATTGGCATCGCGGGCCTCGGAGGCACTGGCTCCTACATCCTCGACTTTGTGGCTAAAACATGCGTAGCGGAGATACGTCTTTTTGATGGCGACATATTCTCGCAACACAACGCATTCCGCTCTCCGGGAGCACCTTCGATCGAGGAGTTGCAGGCTAAGCCTCAAAAGGTGACCCGGTTCGCCGCGATTTACTCCAACATGCGTCGGGGAATTACCGTACACGACGCCTTCCTCGAGCCCGATAACTTCGCTCTCCTTGACGGCCTCGACTTTATTTTCGTCTGCATGGACGTAGGTTCGACAAAGCGGGCGCTTATCGAACACGTTGTCAACCGCGGCGTACCCTTTATCGATGTCGGAATGGGGGTTGTGGTCAATGACGGACGGTTATCCGGTATCGTGCGGACGACGACGAGCACCGCCGACACGCGAGACAGCGCGGCGCGGCATATCTCATTTGCTGAGGGCGACGTTGGAGCGAACGAGTATTCGAGCAACATCCAGATTGCCGAGTTGAACGCTTTGAACGCCGCTATGGCGGTGATCAGATGGAAAAAGCTTTTCGGCGTGTATAATGATACTCGCAAAGAAGTTTACGCTGGCTACTCGTTAGCTAGCGGCGAGACCGTTGTTGAAGGATTGGCATGA
- a CDS encoding Fic family protein translates to MTCTNNRVGQLIRSSLVGGEAYEAYVPANLPPDPPLDMGALYPLLDQANTALGRLDGMSMVLPDAALFLYMYVRKEAVLSSQIEGTQSSLSDLLLFETDEAPGVPMDDVTEVSCYVAAMDYGLERLKSLPLSLRLLREIHAKLMSNARGGDKTPGEFRSTQNWIGGSRPSKALFVPPPPERLNEALDAFEKFLHDERVKLPVLIKAALAHVQFETIHPFLDGNGRLGRLLITFILCAEGVLKEPLLYLSLYLKANRQAYYDHLQSVRTTGDWEAWIKFFLTGVIEVANQATDTARAVLALFSEDRAKIANSGKSTATVLAIHAYLQRHPVATTTRIKEACKVSLPTALRGLATLEALGIVREATGKERHKVFVYQAYLDILNQGTEPFAR, encoded by the coding sequence ATGACCTGCACAAACAATCGCGTGGGACAGCTGATAAGGTCGAGCCTGGTCGGTGGCGAAGCCTACGAAGCCTATGTCCCCGCTAATCTTCCGCCCGACCCGCCGTTAGACATGGGCGCGCTTTACCCGCTGCTTGATCAGGCGAATACGGCGCTTGGTCGCCTGGACGGGATGAGCATGGTCCTGCCGGACGCAGCTCTCTTCCTTTATATGTACGTCCGCAAGGAAGCGGTGCTGTCCTCCCAGATCGAGGGAACGCAATCCTCCTTGTCCGACCTGCTCCTGTTTGAGACCGACGAAGCCCCCGGCGTACCTATGGACGATGTGACGGAAGTCTCCTGCTACGTCGCGGCTATGGATTATGGCCTCGAACGCCTGAAGAGCCTGCCTCTTTCTCTCAGACTGCTGCGCGAGATTCACGCCAAGCTCATGAGTAATGCGCGCGGTGGCGATAAGACGCCCGGCGAATTTCGTAGCACGCAAAATTGGATCGGCGGATCACGCCCAAGCAAGGCGCTGTTCGTGCCGCCACCGCCCGAACGGCTGAATGAAGCGCTCGATGCGTTTGAAAAATTCTTGCATGACGAAAGGGTCAAGCTTCCGGTCCTGATTAAGGCCGCTCTTGCCCACGTGCAGTTCGAGACGATCCACCCGTTCCTTGACGGCAACGGCCGCCTTGGCCGGCTGCTCATCACCTTCATCCTGTGTGCCGAAGGCGTGCTTAAAGAACCGCTGCTTTATCTCAGCCTCTATCTGAAAGCGAACCGCCAAGCTTACTACGATCATCTGCAATCCGTCCGCACGACCGGCGACTGGGAAGCCTGGATCAAATTCTTTTTGACGGGCGTTATCGAGGTCGCCAATCAGGCGACAGATACCGCGCGGGCCGTCCTCGCGCTCTTCAGCGAAGACCGAGCAAAAATCGCAAATTCCGGCAAATCGACCGCCACCGTTCTCGCCATTCATGCCTATCTGCAGCGCCACCCGGTTGCCACCACCACCCGCATCAAGGAAGCCTGCAAGGTTTCACTGCCGACCGCTTTGCGCGGTCTCGCAACGCTCGAAGCGTTGGGTATTGTCCGGGAAGCGACCGGCAAAGAACGGCACAAGGTTTTTGTCTACCAAGCCTATCTCGATATCCTCAACCAGGGCACGGAGCCTTTCGCGCGCTAA
- a CDS encoding multiubiquitin domain-containing protein — MSSEDVKEHSKAEETKTVTIIVNGRAKTVPKNEEITFDQVVSLAFPNPPSGDGIQFTVQYTRGQGNKPAGTLVEGQSVKVKDGMEFDVTSTNRS, encoded by the coding sequence ATGAGCAGTGAAGACGTTAAAGAGCACAGCAAGGCCGAAGAGACTAAAACCGTAACCATTATCGTCAACGGCCGCGCGAAGACAGTGCCTAAGAATGAGGAGATCACCTTCGATCAGGTAGTCTCTCTTGCCTTTCCCAATCCGCCATCCGGTGACGGCATCCAGTTCACGGTCCAGTACACGCGCGGCCAGGGCAACAAGCCGGCCGGTACCTTAGTCGAGGGGCAGTCGGTCAAAGTGAAGGATGGGATGGAATTCGATGTCACGTCGACCAATCGCTCTTAG
- a CDS encoding Hpt domain-containing protein, with the protein MPKSAAVNHVGNRLESDEAAPALDLVHLSQQTLGDQALESELLRLFDRQNAQFAARLRETRQSDDARARADLAHTLKGSARAVGAFALGEAAEAYESALRRGEAGSLALCQRLVAEIERAHREIGELL; encoded by the coding sequence ATGCCCAAGTCTGCGGCCGTTAACCATGTGGGCAATCGATTGGAAAGCGATGAGGCGGCTCCGGCGCTGGATCTCGTCCACCTTTCCCAGCAGACGCTCGGCGACCAGGCGCTCGAAAGCGAATTGCTGAGGCTGTTCGACCGCCAGAACGCCCAATTCGCCGCCCGCCTGCGCGAAACGCGCCAATCCGACGACGCCCGCGCGCGGGCCGATCTCGCCCATACGCTGAAGGGCTCCGCGCGCGCCGTCGGCGCTTTCGCGCTGGGGGAGGCGGCGGAGGCCTATGAATCCGCGCTGCGCCGCGGCGAAGCGGGAAGCCTGGCGCTATGCCAAAGGCTCGTCGCCGAGATCGAACGCGCGCATCGCGAGATTGGAGAATTGCTCTAA
- a CDS encoding helix-turn-helix domain-containing protein, translating into MAENFDMEAFYAALNATRLSRQKTWKEVAQETGIAASTLSRMGQGAKPDVNGLAALLKWSNLKAEMFIPGASKKDAPPIAKLTALLRADPHLTPQNAKLMEEIVVSTYNRLRDG; encoded by the coding sequence ATGGCGGAAAATTTCGACATGGAAGCCTTCTATGCGGCGTTGAACGCCACGCGCCTGAGTCGACAGAAGACATGGAAGGAGGTTGCCCAGGAGACAGGGATTGCTGCATCGACCCTCTCACGAATGGGGCAAGGCGCGAAGCCCGACGTGAACGGTCTTGCAGCGCTTCTGAAATGGTCGAACCTCAAAGCCGAGATGTTTATCCCGGGGGCTAGCAAGAAAGACGCGCCGCCAATTGCTAAGCTTACTGCGCTTCTGCGCGCTGATCCTCACCTTACTCCGCAAAATGCCAAGCTGATGGAAGAGATCGTGGTCAGCACGTATAACAGGCTGCGGGACGGTTGA
- a CDS encoding apolipoprotein acyltransferase produces MSKSGKIQDAAAAALSAIEEALDLGAPPATESAAPKAPAPKIEAPRTETAKFEATKSEAAAADSRSMTASAADIAQAMSRKIERSETPKPSPVAPSIAPANDDRRSVGELRAALQIQPNRGILAMTFASIALWAVCWTLYVYFHRGEILDADGSFFAPKPLLTIAALLGPTIFLFITGVMARRAHEMRLIANSMTEVAIRLIEPETIATEQVVSLSQAIRREAASMGDGIERALARAGELEVIVRTEVSNLERSYTENERRLRQLIDELTREREAIVVNADNARTALFGARDMLSQELAATSAHLAEAVSDAGARVTSSLGSKGEEIKLALDRAGDNFEMTLASHGDRVVGVLTQTGDVLTEKIAGASDDVTRRFVEGVDDVGARLQSTGDALAIDFGARSAALLERFEELGVHFADSIGEQGERLTVRLAESGSAIEETIRVQGGALDKSLAETTERLTSNVSQQVAQAKSTFESAETQLVALLEETNAKAHETFEERGKALQDSLTFSLSETASMLTEQAETLQQRFVSVASDAVSALGSHSDRVNETLAENLENFERMVLERGEKMIDRVSERGGQLETTLAERLAAFEDAVVRNSADAAMRVAEHGDRVSAALSEGLTAFEETFSRQGQEMTARIAEHTEQNAAALSERLAAFEEGFATRGEELAARVTEHGDRAASAVTAQLEEFQGAISRGAEDLATRVADRAEYATTTLSGRLADFEAAVAQRSDEAATRLSENGARAAATIAEQLGNFETAVALYGEELTTRVSEQGERSTAALAEKLAAFQEAVTTQTETLATRVTEQGDRALGNLSVGLAAFEDAVLQRSEAIAARLAEQGGRASSEVAEQIAAFESAVARHGSDVAARVAEHGERATTILVDRLAAFEESVSRRTADISALVALHGESANEELTRQIASFQETVARSREEVAALAAAHGERATEELSRQIAALEDTVSRSSEQVAALVASHGDRATSEIGKQIAAFEETVNRKSEEAATRVTEQGDRALNNLSLGLASLEDAILRQSENVTASVAQRGEQAAAAITDGLAAFTEAVTRLSGEAAARVTSKSEEVSAAFSRGLSSFDDTFSRQEEIARRVLDQTTATGDNLAARLQAFEAAVQQANAETTKRLEEESARISGTLTSGVGAFEDSVKRHSESVSALVAEHAKRVDELLIERMATLESAGALLAETLEETREHAAGAFESHGAALRESLQRSVQEAAAALAENSEALQDRFTITASDAVLAIATQGERLNETLAERLVAFESSVLDQGREVVGALASHSEQIAATLGDQLVQFENTLLRDGGLLADRVAEHAARLSQDVAARLTTIEEVIGARGGELVENLAARAEDADARIGAQAERFVASVDDRLNAIDQTIATQGGALVERLAAQTDEFASRIGDNSRHFAQEIDARLSALDDAVSLRGAALVEQIAARTNEMTVRIGETSQQLSQQIDAKIGELDHTMNAQGGAFADRLAEQIDQFSARIGDNSRHFATEIDTRLETIDDAISVRGGKLVSELDSTTVTAFSRLSEQVGKLADEVNSKLDAIDNALGEKGEQLVEKLGERAESLATTMSSKIEAFETVSDARTREAAQRIEALVKHMDAGFGVGGQKLQESLAKHAVEIARVMGEGGREVVRTLDEKIKDVDSTLVARSSEMAQTLSAKASEINETLDGRAKDLANTLDGRIERFERNVVERLGAVSSEIDDRGREVVESITSRLQDINHTLAEARRELDTTMHARTGDLGQSLVEKVGDISGALDQRLTQIQTALDERMAQIESTFGERGGAVTQELASVGELVAKTIETRGAAIVRHLGDKREELTQAIDQSTSSLTAALDAGAENSIGALVAMNEKIRAELPTLLDKLGQTNTSLHTIIDKTGGNLVALERELSARVGEFQEAVEAVSDQVRRMSDVAGGTVNNAHELVDALGERQDALAQSAERLTHSQQALDAAFDARQRSLENVVSLVDQKRSEVENVMVTFAQKMQETFDAVESRSQEVGGALSAATKETANLVETRFAHLRSTAESQRAETEQTLRATFGNANEEINRLFSEANARFQATANDIRNLSREIHRELEETREEVRRGATELPRETAEQAAALRRVVGDQVKALNELTDIVARSGRVYDVAEQAPPVVGRRAFEPAQQAEAPKPRVAPAAPAPAPAPRNAQPARDAQGGWLTDLLARASREEAPQKPAAPAPARSARAGALDSLTLDIARMVDSAAVAELWRRYQRGEKGGLFGRRLYTAQGHQTFEEIRRRYNVDPEFRATVDHYVRHFEELLVETSRADREGAKALDLLTGDAGKVYTMLGHAAGRFD; encoded by the coding sequence ATGTCGAAATCGGGCAAGATTCAGGACGCGGCCGCCGCCGCTCTTTCCGCGATCGAGGAGGCGCTCGACCTTGGCGCACCCCCGGCGACGGAAAGCGCTGCGCCCAAGGCTCCAGCGCCCAAGATTGAAGCGCCCAGGACCGAAACGGCCAAGTTCGAAGCGACCAAGTCCGAAGCGGCCGCAGCCGATTCCCGCTCCATGACCGCCAGCGCCGCCGACATCGCCCAAGCTATGTCGCGCAAGATTGAGCGCAGCGAGACGCCCAAGCCCTCGCCCGTGGCGCCGTCCATCGCGCCCGCCAACGACGACCGCCGCTCCGTGGGCGAGTTGCGCGCTGCGCTGCAAATCCAGCCGAACCGCGGCATTTTGGCGATGACCTTCGCCTCGATTGCGCTCTGGGCGGTTTGCTGGACGCTTTATGTCTATTTCCATCGCGGCGAGATTCTCGACGCCGACGGCTCTTTCTTTGCGCCCAAGCCGCTTTTGACCATCGCGGCGCTATTGGGTCCGACGATCTTTCTTTTCATCACCGGCGTCATGGCGCGCCGCGCCCATGAGATGCGGCTCATCGCCAATTCGATGACGGAAGTCGCGATTCGCCTCATCGAACCCGAAACCATCGCCACGGAGCAAGTGGTCTCGCTTTCGCAGGCGATCCGTCGCGAGGCGGCCTCCATGGGCGACGGCATCGAGCGCGCCCTGGCGCGCGCCGGCGAGCTCGAAGTGATCGTGCGCACCGAAGTCAGCAATCTCGAACGCTCCTATACAGAAAACGAGCGCCGCCTCCGCCAGCTCATCGATGAATTGACGCGCGAGCGCGAGGCGATCGTCGTCAACGCCGACAACGCCCGCACCGCCCTTTTCGGCGCGCGCGACATGCTTTCGCAGGAGCTCGCTGCGACGTCGGCGCATCTCGCCGAGGCCGTGAGCGACGCCGGCGCGCGCGTCACGTCCTCGCTCGGCTCGAAGGGCGAGGAAATCAAGCTCGCGCTCGACAGGGCGGGCGACAATTTCGAAATGACGCTGGCCTCGCATGGCGACAGGGTCGTCGGCGTTTTGACCCAGACGGGCGACGTGCTCACTGAAAAGATCGCGGGCGCGAGCGACGATGTGACCCGACGCTTCGTCGAAGGCGTGGACGATGTCGGCGCCAGGCTGCAATCGACGGGCGACGCCCTGGCCATCGATTTCGGCGCGCGCAGCGCGGCGCTTCTCGAGCGTTTCGAGGAGCTGGGCGTGCATTTTGCCGACTCGATCGGCGAACAGGGCGAGCGGCTCACGGTTCGTCTTGCCGAGAGCGGCTCGGCCATAGAGGAAACGATCCGCGTGCAGGGCGGCGCGCTCGACAAATCGCTGGCGGAGACCACCGAGCGTCTCACCTCCAACGTCTCGCAACAGGTGGCGCAAGCCAAATCCACCTTCGAGAGCGCGGAAACGCAGCTGGTCGCCCTGCTGGAGGAAACGAACGCCAAGGCCCATGAGACCTTCGAGGAGCGCGGCAAGGCGCTGCAGGACTCGCTCACTTTCAGCCTCAGCGAGACGGCCTCCATGCTCACGGAGCAGGCCGAAACGCTGCAGCAACGCTTTGTCAGCGTCGCGAGCGACGCGGTTTCCGCGCTCGGCTCGCACAGCGACCGCGTAAATGAGACGCTCGCCGAAAACCTCGAGAATTTCGAGCGCATGGTGCTCGAGCGCGGCGAAAAGATGATCGACCGCGTCTCCGAACGCGGCGGCCAGCTCGAGACCACTCTCGCCGAGCGGCTCGCCGCTTTCGAAGACGCGGTGGTGAGAAACAGCGCCGACGCCGCGATGCGGGTCGCGGAGCATGGCGACCGCGTCAGCGCGGCGTTGAGCGAAGGACTCACGGCTTTCGAGGAGACCTTCAGCCGCCAGGGCCAGGAAATGACCGCCCGCATCGCCGAGCACACCGAGCAAAACGCCGCGGCGCTCTCCGAACGGCTCGCGGCTTTCGAAGAGGGTTTCGCCACGCGCGGCGAGGAGCTTGCGGCCCGCGTCACGGAACATGGCGACCGCGCCGCAAGCGCGGTGACGGCGCAGCTCGAGGAATTCCAGGGCGCTATTTCGCGCGGAGCGGAAGACTTGGCGACCCGCGTCGCCGACCGCGCTGAATATGCAACCACGACTTTGTCCGGCCGCCTCGCGGATTTCGAGGCCGCCGTCGCCCAACGCAGCGACGAAGCCGCCACGCGCCTCTCGGAGAATGGCGCGCGCGCCGCGGCGACAATCGCCGAGCAGCTCGGGAACTTCGAGACGGCGGTCGCGCTTTACGGCGAGGAACTGACGACGCGCGTGTCCGAACAGGGCGAGCGCTCGACGGCGGCGCTGGCCGAAAAACTTGCCGCCTTCCAGGAAGCGGTGACGACTCAGACCGAGACGCTCGCGACCCGCGTCACGGAACAGGGCGATCGGGCGCTCGGCAATCTGTCGGTCGGCCTCGCCGCCTTCGAAGACGCCGTTCTCCAGCGCAGCGAGGCGATCGCTGCGCGCCTGGCGGAACAGGGCGGCCGCGCCTCCTCGGAAGTCGCCGAGCAGATCGCCGCCTTCGAGTCCGCCGTCGCCCGCCATGGCTCGGACGTCGCCGCCCGCGTCGCCGAACATGGCGAACGCGCCACGACTATTCTCGTGGATCGCCTCGCCGCTTTCGAGGAAAGCGTCTCCCGCCGCACGGCGGATATCTCAGCGCTCGTCGCGCTGCATGGGGAAAGCGCGAACGAGGAGCTCACCCGCCAGATCGCCTCCTTCCAGGAGACCGTCGCGCGGAGCCGCGAAGAAGTCGCGGCGCTCGCCGCCGCGCATGGCGAGCGGGCGACGGAGGAGCTCAGCCGTCAGATCGCCGCGCTCGAGGACACCGTCTCGCGCAGCAGCGAGCAAGTCGCGGCGCTGGTGGCCTCGCATGGCGATCGCGCCACGAGCGAAATCGGAAAGCAGATCGCGGCCTTCGAAGAGACCGTCAACCGCAAGAGCGAAGAGGCGGCGACGCGCGTCACGGAACAGGGCGACCGCGCGCTGAACAACCTGTCGCTCGGCCTGGCGTCTCTGGAGGACGCGATCCTGCGCCAGAGCGAAAACGTCACCGCCAGCGTCGCACAGCGCGGCGAACAGGCCGCCGCCGCCATCACCGACGGCCTCGCCGCATTCACGGAAGCCGTGACGCGCCTGAGCGGCGAAGCCGCCGCACGCGTCACATCCAAAAGCGAAGAAGTCAGCGCAGCCTTCTCCCGGGGCCTGTCCTCCTTCGACGACACTTTCTCGCGCCAGGAAGAGATCGCCCGGCGCGTCCTCGATCAAACGACGGCCACGGGCGACAATCTCGCTGCTCGACTGCAGGCTTTCGAGGCCGCCGTGCAACAGGCGAACGCCGAGACAACGAAGCGGCTCGAAGAGGAAAGCGCCCGTATTTCCGGCACGCTCACGAGCGGCGTCGGCGCCTTCGAAGACTCTGTGAAACGCCACAGCGAGAGCGTCTCCGCGCTGGTCGCCGAACATGCGAAGCGCGTCGACGAATTGCTCATCGAGCGCATGGCCACTCTGGAAAGCGCTGGCGCCCTTCTCGCGGAAACGCTGGAGGAAACGCGGGAGCACGCCGCCGGGGCGTTCGAGTCCCATGGCGCGGCCTTGCGCGAGAGTTTGCAACGCAGCGTCCAGGAGGCCGCAGCGGCCCTCGCCGAGAATTCCGAAGCGCTGCAGGATCGCTTTACGATAACGGCGAGCGACGCGGTTCTCGCGATCGCCACGCAAGGCGAGCGCCTCAACGAAACGCTTGCCGAGCGTCTCGTCGCCTTCGAGAGCTCTGTGCTCGACCAAGGCCGGGAAGTTGTCGGCGCGCTTGCCTCGCACAGCGAACAAATCGCCGCCACTCTCGGCGATCAACTCGTCCAGTTCGAGAACACACTATTGCGCGACGGCGGCCTCCTTGCGGATCGCGTGGCGGAACACGCCGCACGCTTGAGCCAGGATGTCGCTGCGCGGCTGACGACCATTGAGGAAGTCATCGGCGCGCGTGGCGGTGAGCTCGTCGAGAATCTCGCGGCGCGCGCCGAAGACGCCGACGCCCGCATCGGGGCGCAGGCCGAACGCTTCGTCGCGAGCGTCGATGATCGTCTCAACGCCATCGACCAGACCATCGCCACTCAGGGCGGCGCCCTTGTCGAGCGCCTGGCGGCGCAGACCGACGAATTTGCCTCCCGGATCGGCGACAACTCGCGCCACTTCGCCCAGGAAATCGATGCGCGCCTGAGCGCCCTCGACGACGCCGTTTCCTTGCGCGGCGCCGCGCTCGTCGAGCAGATCGCCGCACGGACCAACGAGATGACGGTCCGAATCGGCGAAACGTCGCAGCAGCTGTCGCAGCAGATCGACGCCAAGATCGGCGAGCTCGACCACACGATGAACGCCCAAGGCGGCGCCTTCGCCGACCGGCTCGCCGAGCAAATCGATCAGTTCTCGGCGCGCATCGGCGACAACTCGCGCCACTTCGCGACGGAGATCGACACGCGCCTGGAGACCATCGACGACGCGATTTCCGTGCGCGGCGGCAAGCTGGTCAGCGAACTCGACTCGACGACGGTCACGGCCTTCTCGCGACTCAGCGAGCAGGTCGGCAAGCTGGCCGACGAGGTCAACTCGAAGCTCGACGCCATCGACAACGCCCTTGGCGAGAAAGGCGAGCAGCTCGTCGAAAAGCTCGGCGAGCGCGCCGAGAGCCTCGCCACGACGATGTCGAGCAAGATCGAAGCCTTTGAGACCGTCAGCGACGCGCGCACCCGCGAGGCCGCCCAGCGCATCGAAGCTCTCGTCAAGCATATGGACGCGGGCTTCGGCGTCGGCGGCCAGAAACTCCAGGAATCGCTCGCCAAGCATGCGGTCGAGATCGCCCGCGTGATGGGCGAAGGCGGCCGCGAGGTCGTCAGGACGCTCGACGAGAAAATCAAGGACGTCGATTCGACGCTTGTCGCGCGCTCGAGCGAGATGGCGCAGACGCTGTCCGCCAAGGCGTCGGAGATCAACGAGACGCTCGACGGCCGCGCGAAAGATCTCGCCAACACGCTCGATGGCCGTATCGAGCGCTTCGAAAGAAACGTGGTCGAACGTCTCGGCGCCGTGTCGTCCGAGATCGACGATCGCGGCCGCGAGGTTGTCGAATCGATCACCTCACGCCTGCAGGACATCAACCACACCCTCGCCGAAGCGCGCCGCGAGCTCGACACCACGATGCACGCGCGCACCGGCGACCTCGGCCAGTCGCTCGTCGAGAAAGTCGGCGACATCAGCGGCGCCCTCGACCAGCGGCTGACGCAGATTCAGACGGCGCTCGATGAGCGCATGGCGCAAATCGAATCGACTTTCGGCGAACGCGGCGGCGCGGTGACGCAGGAGCTTGCGAGCGTTGGCGAGCTGGTCGCAAAGACAATCGAGACGCGCGGCGCCGCGATTGTCCGTCACCTCGGCGACAAGCGCGAGGAGCTGACCCAGGCGATCGACCAATCGACGTCCTCGCTGACGGCGGCGCTCGACGCCGGCGCGGAGAACTCGATCGGCGCCCTCGTCGCAATGAACGAGAAGATCCGCGCCGAGCTGCCGACATTGCTCGACAAGCTCGGCCAGACCAACACGTCTCTGCACACCATCATCGACAAGACGGGCGGCAATCTCGTCGCTCTCGAGCGCGAGCTGAGCGCGCGCGTCGGCGAGTTCCAGGAGGCGGTCGAAGCCGTGTCCGACCAGGTTCGGCGGATGAGCGACGTGGCGGGCGGCACCGTCAACAATGCGCATGAACTCGTCGACGCGCTCGGCGAACGTCAGGATGCGCTGGCGCAGAGCGCCGAGCGGCTCACGCACAGCCAGCAGGCGCTCGACGCCGCCTTCGACGCACGCCAACGTTCGCTGGAAAACGTCGTGTCCCTCGTCGATCAGAAGCGAAGCGAGGTCGAGAATGTGATGGTGACCTTCGCGCAGAAGATGCAGGAGACTTTCGACGCGGTCGAAAGCCGCTCGCAGGAAGTCGGCGGCGCATTGTCCGCCGCCACCAAAGAGACGGCCAATCTCGTCGAGACGCGCTTTGCCCATCTGCGTTCGACCGCGGAAAGCCAGCGCGCTGAAACCGAACAGACCTTGCGCGCGACCTTCGGCAACGCGAACGAGGAGATCAACCGCCTGTTCTCCGAAGCGAATGCGCGCTTCCAGGCGACGGCCAACGACATCCGCAACCTGTCGCGCGAGATTCACCGCGAGCTCGAGGAGACGCGCGAAGAAGTGCGGCGCGGCGCGACCGAGTTGCCGCGCGAGACCGCCGAGCAGGCCGCCGCGCTGCGCCGCGTCGTCGGCGATCAGGTGAAGGCGCTGAATGAATTGACGGACATCGTAGCGCGTTCGGGCCGCGTCTATGACGTCGCGGAGCAGGCTCCGCCCGTCGTCGGACGCCGGGCCTTCGAGCCCGCGCAACAGGCCGAGGCGCCGAAGCCGCGGGTTGCGCCGGCGGCCCCGGCCCCTGCCCCGGCTCCTCGCAACGCCCAACCGGCGCGCGACGCGCAAGGCGGCTGGCTGACGGATCTCCTCGCCCGCGCATCGCGCGAGGAAGCGCCGCAAAAGCCCGCCGCCCCAGCCCCGGCGCGATCGGCCCGCGCCGGCGCGCTCGATAGCCTGACTCTCGACATCGCCCGCATGGTCGACAGCGCGGCAGTGGCGGAGCTGTGGCGGCGCTACCAGCGCGGCGAGAAGGGCGGCTTGTTCGGACGGCGTCTCTACACCGCGCAGGGCCATCAGACCTTCGAGGAAATCCGTCGCCGCTACAATGTCGATCCGGAGTTCCGCGCGACGGTGGACCATTATGTCCGCCACTTCGAGGAGCTGCTGGTGGAGACGAGCCGCGCCGATCGCGAAGGCGCCAAGGCGCTCGATCTTCTGACGGGCGACGCGGGCAAGGTCTACACCATGCTCGGTCACGCCGCCGGGCGATTCGATTAA
- a CDS encoding ImmA/IrrE family metallo-endopeptidase, whose amino-acid sequence MAFRRGFKAESNRIALSVREQMGLGPLDPIDPIQVCAHYDIVLLKLSELGCDSSSFLGASRSSFSAVTVPCGWRTAIVHNDSHHRYRQRSNICHELAHCFLGHQCTPPLTESGGRAHDGGIEAEANFLAGTLLIPNEAAIHILRQGLIPTAQTIYGVSQPMLDYRLRVSGAYTIHARRMGRTRADS is encoded by the coding sequence TTGGCTTTTCGTCGAGGATTCAAAGCAGAGTCAAATCGCATTGCACTGAGCGTCCGCGAGCAGATGGGCCTTGGGCCGCTCGATCCGATCGATCCCATCCAGGTGTGCGCCCACTACGATATTGTACTCCTTAAGCTCAGCGAGCTCGGCTGTGATTCATCATCCTTCCTCGGGGCCAGCCGCTCCTCCTTCTCAGCGGTAACCGTCCCCTGCGGTTGGCGGACTGCGATCGTTCACAATGATTCGCATCACCGCTACCGCCAGCGCAGCAACATCTGCCATGAACTTGCTCATTGCTTTCTCGGTCATCAGTGCACGCCGCCGCTCACCGAAAGCGGTGGACGCGCTCACGACGGCGGCATTGAGGCTGAAGCAAACTTTCTCGCCGGCACCCTATTGATTCCGAATGAGGCGGCGATTCATATCCTCCGCCAGGGGCTCATCCCTACTGCGCAAACCATCTATGGTGTAAGTCAGCCGATGCTGGACTACCGTCTTCGCGTGAGTGGGGCTTACACAATCCATGCGCGGCGTATGGGGAGAACCCGCGCGGATTCCTGA